A single Paracoccus pantotrophus DNA region contains:
- a CDS encoding FMN-dependent NADH-azoreductase has product MTILHIDSSITGDNSVSRIVSQAIIDRLAEARPGTPVIRRDLAVAPLPHLTLDALADTSVLDEFLAAETVVIGAPMYNFTLPSQLKAWIDRIVVAGKTFRYTAEGPEGLAGGKRVIVALARGGFYSDDARVALEHLESYLRSVFAFIGIEAEFVMADGVSIGPDQRQAAIDQALGQTRMLAA; this is encoded by the coding sequence GTGACCATCCTGCATATCGACAGCAGCATCACCGGCGACAACAGCGTCAGCCGCATCGTCAGCCAGGCGATCATCGACCGGCTCGCCGAGGCCCGGCCCGGCACCCCCGTCATCCGCCGCGACCTTGCCGTCGCGCCGCTGCCGCATCTGACGCTGGATGCGCTGGCCGACACATCGGTCCTGGACGAGTTCCTGGCCGCCGAGACGGTGGTGATCGGGGCGCCGATGTACAACTTCACCCTGCCGAGCCAGCTCAAGGCCTGGATCGACCGCATCGTCGTGGCCGGCAAGACCTTCCGCTATACCGCCGAGGGGCCGGAGGGGCTGGCCGGCGGCAAGCGGGTGATCGTCGCCCTGGCGCGTGGCGGCTTTTACAGCGACGACGCGCGGGTGGCGCTGGAGCATCTGGAAAGCTACCTGCGCTCGGTCTTTGCCTTCATCGGCATCGAGGCCGAATTCGTGATGGCTGATGGCGTCAGCATCGGCCCCGATCAGCGCCAGGCTGCCATTGACCAGGCGCTTGGCCAGACTCGGATGCTTGCCGCCTGA
- a CDS encoding ABC transporter ATP-binding protein has translation MSLLELNRIGHAFFGRTVLEGITLGVARQEIVALVGPSGSGKSTLAHIAAGLVEPREGRIARNYLRHAMIFQEPRLMPWATAAGNIGFPLRLSRAPRRMRRQMIADAALRAGLLPEDLGKYPSELSGGMRQRAAIARALVTDPDFIYFDEPFTALDVALKRRMQDLVIEAAASARFAALFITHDLLEAIRISHRILVLDAGGRGIAGERLPPGSPGTRDEAAIFALRQHYLTADPLFAHIHDIDERLRP, from the coding sequence ATGAGCCTGCTGGAACTGAACCGCATCGGCCATGCCTTTTTCGGCCGCACCGTGCTGGAGGGCATCACGCTGGGCGTTGCCCGGCAAGAGATCGTGGCGCTGGTCGGGCCGTCGGGCTCGGGCAAGTCCACGCTTGCGCATATCGCCGCCGGGCTGGTCGAGCCGCGCGAGGGGCGCATCGCGCGCAACTACCTGCGCCACGCGATGATCTTCCAGGAGCCGCGGCTGATGCCCTGGGCGACGGCGGCCGGCAATATCGGCTTTCCGTTGCGCCTGTCGCGCGCGCCGCGCCGGATGCGGCGGCAGATGATCGCCGATGCTGCCCTGCGCGCCGGCCTGCTGCCCGAGGATCTGGGGAAATACCCGTCCGAGCTTTCGGGCGGCATGCGCCAGCGCGCCGCCATCGCCCGCGCCCTGGTGACGGACCCGGATTTCATCTATTTCGACGAGCCCTTCACCGCGCTGGACGTGGCGCTGAAGCGGCGGATGCAGGATCTGGTGATCGAGGCCGCCGCCTCGGCGCGCTTTGCCGCGCTGTTCATCACCCACGACCTGCTCGAGGCGATCCGCATCAGCCACCGCATCCTGGTGCTGGACGCGGGCGGGCGCGGCATCGCGGGCGAGCGCCTGCCGCCCGGCAGTCCCGGAACCCGCGACGAGGCGGCGATCTTTGCCCTGCGCCAGCATTACCTGACCGCCGACCCGCTGTTTGCGCATATCCACGACATAGACGAACGGCTGCGCCCATGA
- a CDS encoding RrF2 family transcriptional regulator, whose product MRLTSFSDYALRLLIYAARHPDRLITIEEAALAYDISRSHLTKVANVLTRAGFLNSVRGRSGGLELGRNPAALSLGEVLRVTEPDMAAAECFGPEEIRAPNRPGALDAAIRDALAAFLQVMDHRTLADLLAEEQE is encoded by the coding sequence ATGCGACTGACCAGCTTTTCGGATTACGCCCTGCGCCTGCTGATCTATGCGGCGCGGCATCCCGACCGGCTGATCACCATCGAGGAGGCGGCCTTGGCCTATGACATCTCGCGCAGCCACCTGACCAAGGTGGCGAACGTGCTGACGCGGGCGGGGTTCCTGAACTCGGTCCGCGGCCGCTCGGGCGGGCTGGAGCTGGGCCGCAACCCGGCCGCGCTGTCCCTGGGCGAGGTGCTGCGCGTGACCGAGCCGGACATGGCCGCCGCCGAATGTTTTGGCCCCGAGGAGATCCGCGCCCCGAACCGGCCCGGCGCGCTGGACGCGGCGATCCGCGATGCGCTGGCCGCCTTCCTGCAGGTGATGGACCACCGCACGCTGGCCGACCTGCTGGCCGAGGAACAGGAGTGA
- a CDS encoding DUF1971 domain-containing protein: MSRPAWPGDAAPYRRTPEFTETTVPKGLLRAHATRPGTWARLHVLEGRLVFRDLVGGTEMLLGPGIHPLIHPERLHEVAAAGPVRFFVEFCARPGDCPAPT, from the coding sequence ATGAGCCGCCCGGCCTGGCCCGGTGACGCCGCGCCCTATCGGCGCACGCCGGAATTCACCGAAACCACCGTGCCCAAGGGCCTGTTGCGTGCCCATGCGACCCGGCCCGGCACCTGGGCGCGGCTGCATGTGCTGGAGGGCCGGCTGGTCTTTCGCGACCTGGTCGGCGGCACCGAGATGCTGCTGGGGCCGGGCATCCATCCGCTGATCCATCCCGAGCGGCTGCACGAGGTCGCGGCCGCGGGCCCGGTGCGGTTTTTCGTCGAGTTCTGCGCCCGGCCGGGGGATTGCCCGGCGCCGACCTGA
- a CDS encoding TonB-dependent receptor family protein — MDADDKTKPLARMIPVLSGLAAGLSLQAGAALAQSAAPGAVIVLDEIEIRADTTARRFEATPGAVTLIDRSEPVGEAAPTLADTLSEVPGVVVQEFFGGNDQPRIQIRGAGLQQNPAERGLLILQDGMPVNRADGSYVVGLAAPGQAESIEVFRGAAANRIGANVLGGAINFASPSGVTAPGLRLSFGGGSFGRGEVAGSYGIDGERADVLLRFEHAQKDGYRDHNGSRRSGIGGNVTLQTGEAVTRLFFSHTDLEFDVAGPLTWDAVRNDPESNHAGPVIVGGAPVGPGPNVPRDRPRRDTRQTLAGARTTLERGADIYDFGLSLSRTDDSFAFPISSGFRDTEGSDATLTARYSRMGEGELPLFETGLTWSFGKADRDYFHNLGGARGPAFGRNRLTADTLSIFAGGNLPLGGFTLSPSIAFNHASRESEDRWGAATRPTVGYSPMNPGMRLPDGAVPAVSTSYDRSYSGFTPALALSWTPAEGQFAWISLARGFEPPTHDDLLGTVGGTPNSGPGRPNPADPAAPAAMFATPDLEAQTSTTLELGWRGTWQRLSWDATLYHARLKNELLSLRDVTGATLASVNAGRTRHSGAELGLSGELTETLAARLAWTWQDFRFDDDPLRGDNRIAGAPRNVISLVLDWRPVERLVLTGKLHWVPGRTPVDNMNTVFNDSYALLDLGAEYALTPNAAVHVQVTNLTDERYAASTLVVDQAMAGQAAFIPGEGRAFYLGTRLRF, encoded by the coding sequence ATGGACGCTGACGACAAAACGAAACCCCTTGCGCGAATGATCCCGGTCTTGTCCGGGCTGGCGGCCGGGCTGTCCTTGCAGGCGGGGGCGGCGCTGGCGCAATCGGCCGCGCCCGGCGCGGTGATCGTGCTGGACGAGATCGAGATCCGCGCCGACACCACCGCCCGCCGGTTCGAGGCGACGCCCGGTGCGGTGACGCTGATCGACCGCAGCGAGCCCGTGGGCGAGGCCGCGCCGACGCTGGCCGACACGCTGTCCGAGGTGCCCGGCGTCGTGGTGCAGGAGTTCTTCGGCGGCAACGACCAGCCGCGCATCCAGATCCGCGGCGCGGGCCTGCAGCAGAACCCGGCCGAGCGCGGCTTGCTGATCCTTCAGGACGGCATGCCGGTGAACCGCGCCGACGGCTCCTATGTCGTGGGCCTTGCCGCGCCGGGCCAGGCCGAGAGCATCGAGGTGTTTCGCGGCGCCGCGGCCAATCGCATCGGCGCCAACGTGCTGGGCGGCGCGATCAACTTCGCCTCGCCCTCGGGCGTAACGGCGCCGGGGCTGCGGCTCAGCTTCGGCGGCGGCAGTTTCGGGCGGGGCGAGGTCGCGGGCAGCTATGGCATCGACGGCGAGCGGGCCGATGTGCTGCTGCGCTTCGAACATGCGCAGAAGGACGGCTATCGCGACCATAACGGCTCGCGCCGCAGCGGCATCGGCGGCAATGTCACCCTGCAGACCGGCGAGGCGGTGACGCGGTTGTTCTTCAGCCATACCGACCTGGAATTCGACGTGGCCGGGCCTCTGACCTGGGATGCGGTCCGGAACGATCCCGAAAGCAACCATGCCGGCCCGGTGATCGTCGGCGGCGCGCCGGTGGGGCCGGGGCCGAACGTGCCGCGCGACCGGCCGCGGCGCGACACCCGGCAGACCCTGGCCGGCGCCCGCACGACGCTGGAGCGCGGCGCGGACATCTATGATTTCGGCCTGAGCCTGTCGCGGACCGACGACAGTTTCGCCTTTCCGATCTCATCCGGGTTCCGCGATACCGAGGGCAGCGACGCCACGCTGACCGCGCGCTACAGCCGGATGGGCGAAGGGGAGTTGCCGCTGTTCGAGACCGGGCTGACCTGGTCCTTCGGCAAGGCCGACCGCGATTATTTCCACAACCTGGGCGGCGCGCGCGGCCCGGCCTTCGGCCGCAACCGGCTGACGGCCGATACCCTGTCGATCTTTGCCGGGGGGAACCTGCCCTTGGGCGGGTTCACCCTGTCGCCCTCGATCGCCTTCAACCATGCCAGCCGCGAAAGCGAGGATCGCTGGGGGGCGGCGACCCGGCCGACGGTGGGCTACAGCCCGATGAATCCCGGCATGCGCCTGCCCGATGGCGCGGTGCCGGCGGTCTCGACCAGCTACGACCGCAGCTATAGCGGCTTCACCCCGGCGCTGGCCCTGTCCTGGACCCCGGCCGAGGGGCAGTTTGCCTGGATTTCGCTGGCGCGCGGCTTCGAGCCGCCGACCCATGACGACCTGCTGGGGACGGTTGGCGGCACGCCGAACAGCGGGCCGGGCCGGCCGAACCCTGCCGATCCCGCGGCGCCTGCGGCCATGTTCGCGACGCCGGACCTGGAGGCGCAGACCTCGACCACGCTGGAGCTGGGCTGGCGCGGGACATGGCAGCGCCTGTCCTGGGACGCGACCCTCTATCACGCGCGGCTGAAGAACGAACTGCTGTCGCTGCGCGACGTGACCGGCGCCACGCTGGCCTCGGTCAATGCCGGGCGGACCCGGCACAGCGGGGCCGAGCTTGGCCTGTCGGGCGAGCTGACGGAAACGCTGGCGGCGCGGCTGGCCTGGACCTGGCAGGATTTCCGCTTCGACGACGATCCCCTGCGCGGCGACAACCGCATCGCCGGCGCGCCGCGCAACGTCATCTCGCTGGTGCTGGACTGGCGCCCGGTCGAACGGCTGGTGCTGACCGGCAAGCTGCATTGGGTGCCGGGCCGGACGCCGGTGGACAACATGAACACGGTCTTCAACGATTCCTATGCGCTGCTGGACCTGGGGGCCGAATATGCGCTGACGCCGAACGCCGCGGTCCATGTCCAAGTCACCAACCTGACCGACGAACGCTATGCCGCCTCGACGCTGGTCGTGGATCAGGCCATGGCCGGACAGGCGGCCTTCATCCCCGGCGAGGGACGCGCCTTCTACCTGGGCACGCGGCTGCGGTTCTGA
- a CDS encoding sugar-binding transcriptional regulator, producing MSNQGRKLEQAAKAAWLSYVAGKTQDEIAGIMGISRQTAQRLVAQAMAEGIVKIRIDHPFAHCMDLAAGLQRKYGLAFCQIAPSDAPEAGVALMLADVIEQWLRRAEPMTMAIGTGRTLRSAIAQLPHIDCPQHRIVSLTGNIAPDGSTAYYNVLFTLSDLVTARSFPLPLPVIAPSVRERQAVNSQPSIERLIRMSAEAAVAFVGIGTVGAGAPLMLDGFLSQPDLDALVAAGAVGEITGWAYDARGALVAGLSNDRVASAPIPPRETTLVIGAAHGAEKVPAIRGALRGGLISGLITDAATGAALLAD from the coding sequence ATGTCGAACCAGGGCCGGAAACTGGAGCAAGCGGCCAAGGCGGCGTGGCTTTCCTATGTCGCGGGCAAGACCCAGGACGAGATCGCGGGGATCATGGGCATCTCGCGCCAGACCGCGCAGCGCCTGGTGGCGCAGGCCATGGCCGAGGGCATCGTCAAGATCCGCATCGACCATCCCTTTGCCCATTGCATGGACCTGGCCGCAGGATTGCAGCGCAAGTACGGGCTGGCGTTCTGCCAGATCGCCCCTTCGGATGCGCCCGAGGCCGGGGTGGCGCTGATGCTGGCCGATGTGATCGAGCAATGGCTGCGCCGGGCCGAGCCGATGACCATGGCGATCGGCACCGGGCGCACCCTGCGCAGCGCCATCGCGCAATTGCCGCATATCGACTGCCCGCAGCACCGCATCGTCTCGCTGACCGGCAATATCGCGCCGGACGGCTCGACCGCCTATTACAACGTGCTGTTCACGCTGTCGGACCTGGTGACGGCGCGCAGCTTTCCCCTGCCGCTGCCGGTCATCGCCCCCAGCGTGCGCGAGCGGCAGGCGGTCAACAGCCAGCCCAGCATCGAGCGGCTGATCCGCATGTCGGCCGAGGCCGCGGTGGCCTTTGTCGGCATCGGCACGGTGGGCGCGGGCGCGCCGCTGATGCTGGACGGCTTCCTGTCGCAGCCCGACCTGGACGCGCTGGTCGCGGCCGGCGCGGTGGGCGAGATCACCGGCTGGGCCTATGACGCGCGGGGCGCACTGGTGGCGGGGCTCAGCAACGACCGCGTGGCTTCGGCCCCGATCCCGCCGCGCGAGACGACGCTGGTGATCGGCGCCGCCCATGGCGCCGAAAAGGTGCCGGCGATCCGCGGCGCGCTGCGCGGCGGTCTGATCAGCGGGCTGATCACCGATGCCGCGACCGGCGCGGCGCTGCTGGCCGACTGA
- a CDS encoding ABC transporter permease, which yields MSLLSACLDRLARLGRFLWSAWAGLAGLALIGALWQAGHEAYGDFILTAPLDTLAAAARLLREGRAQELLALTTARALAGFGLCALIGTLFGVVAGYSPATLRLSRPILTLLLGVPPIAWIVLAMIWFGPSDLTVAVTILISATPVVFVGAVEGVVTRDRGLDDMARVFGAGPLRRFLFVSARQISAQLFPALILALGSAFKVAIMAELLANAGGIGGALARARAMLDIAEALAWVSLAVAALIAVEYVLIRPVRAELERWREAAAPWGVKR from the coding sequence GTGAGCCTGCTTTCGGCCTGTCTGGACCGGCTGGCGCGGCTGGGCCGGTTCCTGTGGTCGGCCTGGGCCGGGCTGGCGGGCCTGGCGCTGATCGGCGCGCTGTGGCAGGCCGGGCACGAGGCCTATGGCGATTTCATCCTGACCGCGCCGCTGGACACGCTGGCCGCCGCGGCGCGGCTGTTGCGCGAGGGCAGGGCGCAGGAACTGCTGGCCCTGACCACCGCCCGCGCGCTGGCCGGTTTCGGGCTTTGCGCGCTGATCGGCACGCTTTTCGGGGTGGTGGCGGGCTATTCCCCGGCTACGCTGCGGCTGTCGCGGCCGATCCTGACCCTGCTTCTGGGCGTGCCGCCGATCGCCTGGATCGTGCTGGCGATGATCTGGTTCGGTCCCTCCGACCTGACCGTGGCGGTGACGATCCTGATCTCGGCGACGCCGGTGGTCTTCGTCGGCGCGGTCGAGGGCGTGGTGACGCGCGACCGCGGCCTGGACGACATGGCGCGGGTCTTTGGCGCCGGCCCGCTGCGGCGCTTCCTGTTCGTCTCGGCCCGGCAGATTTCGGCGCAGCTGTTCCCGGCGCTGATCCTGGCGCTCGGCTCGGCCTTCAAGGTCGCGATCATGGCCGAGTTGCTGGCCAATGCCGGCGGCATCGGCGGCGCGCTGGCGCGGGCGCGGGCCATGCTGGACATCGCCGAGGCGCTGGCCTGGGTCAGCCTGGCCGTCGCCGCGCTGATCGCGGTCGAATATGTGCTGATCCGCCCGGTCCGGGCCGAGCTGGAACGCTGGCGCGAGGCGGCCGCGCCCTGGGGCGTCAAGCGATGA
- a CDS encoding FGGY-family carbohydrate kinase: MLIGAVDVGSARARAGIFTPEGRLVARASRGFATIPGPDRQAMHDFAEIWQAVAEALAEALRQAGADPAQVGALAFDATCSLVVEAPGFAPDVIAWHDHRAVAEAAELSRIPHEIVTRAGGSVSPEMQTPKLMWLRRHRPEVWAALQGVRDLCDHLAFRATGTEARSLCAAAAKWPWLPDRGGWQRDLLERAGIADFPRPGPVLPPGARIGPLSPRGAAELGLEPGTLVAAGLIDAFAGALGAAPDMPALIAGTSNCVMATGLAPRAALWGPYPGAILPGESVSEGGQSATGALLERVRGLFPQPASHDEILARIAADPEPAPDLHVLPDIKGSRTPFADPLLRGVIHGLTLERSAQALDALYWRAAVGIALGTRQVIAHMGLAPAALAMAGGQARSALLRQLYADATGAEIHWQPQDAVLRGTAIAAAAPLLGGIRAARARFARPAEVTRPEPAARARRERDWRIFLRMQQQRAEIAAM; this comes from the coding sequence GTGCTGATCGGGGCCGTGGATGTGGGCTCGGCCCGCGCGCGAGCGGGGATTTTCACCCCCGAAGGCCGGCTGGTCGCCCGCGCGAGCCGGGGGTTCGCCACCATTCCGGGCCCCGACCGGCAGGCCATGCACGATTTCGCCGAGATCTGGCAGGCCGTGGCCGAGGCGCTGGCCGAGGCGCTGCGGCAGGCCGGCGCCGATCCCGCGCAGGTCGGGGCGCTGGCCTTTGACGCCACCTGCTCGCTGGTGGTCGAAGCGCCGGGCTTTGCCCCCGACGTGATCGCCTGGCACGACCACCGCGCCGTGGCCGAGGCGGCGGAACTCAGCCGCATCCCGCATGAGATCGTCACGCGGGCCGGGGGCTCGGTCTCGCCCGAGATGCAGACGCCGAAGCTGATGTGGCTGCGCCGCCACCGGCCCGAGGTCTGGGCGGCGCTGCAAGGGGTGCGCGACCTTTGCGACCACCTGGCCTTTCGCGCCACCGGGACCGAGGCGCGTTCGCTTTGCGCGGCGGCGGCGAAATGGCCCTGGCTGCCCGACCGCGGCGGCTGGCAGCGGGACTTGCTGGAACGGGCGGGGATCGCCGATTTCCCGCGCCCCGGCCCGGTCCTGCCGCCCGGCGCGCGTATCGGGCCGCTGTCGCCGCGGGGTGCGGCGGAACTGGGGCTGGAGCCCGGCACGCTGGTCGCCGCCGGGCTGATCGACGCCTTTGCCGGGGCGCTTGGCGCGGCGCCGGACATGCCGGCGCTGATCGCCGGCACCTCGAATTGCGTCATGGCGACGGGGCTGGCGCCGCGCGCGGCGCTTTGGGGGCCCTATCCCGGCGCCATCCTGCCCGGCGAAAGCGTCAGCGAGGGCGGCCAGTCCGCGACCGGCGCGTTGCTGGAGCGGGTGCGCGGGCTTTTCCCGCAGCCGGCCAGCCACGACGAGATCCTGGCCCGCATCGCCGCCGATCCCGAGCCTGCGCCCGACCTGCATGTCCTGCCCGACATCAAGGGCAGCCGCACGCCCTTTGCCGATCCGCTGCTGCGCGGCGTGATCCACGGCCTGACGCTGGAGCGCAGCGCGCAGGCGCTGGACGCGCTTTACTGGCGCGCGGCGGTCGGCATCGCGCTGGGAACGCGGCAGGTCATCGCGCATATGGGGCTGGCGCCCGCTGCGCTGGCCATGGCCGGGGGGCAGGCGCGCTCGGCCCTGCTGCGCCAGCTTTATGCCGATGCGACAGGGGCCGAGATCCACTGGCAGCCGCAGGACGCGGTGCTGCGCGGCACCGCCATCGCCGCCGCCGCGCCGCTGCTGGGCGGGATCCGCGCGGCGCGGGCGCGCTTTGCCCGGCCGGCCGAGGTGACCCGCCCCGAGCCCGCCGCCCGCGCCCGGCGCGAGCGGGACTGGCGCATCTTCCTGCGCATGCAGCAGCAGCGCGCCGAGATCGCCGCGATGTAG
- a CDS encoding NnrS family protein, with the protein MKPSLHRVLADEGFRLFFPLAALHAALWPLLWVALWSFDLPFARQIPPGIWHANEMIFGAWGAALLGFLTTAAPEWTDTPRLRGRPLWVLAGLWGLARIAGLLGADALILPATAAELAWLVLLLAYFLKVSLEQRSTRLLSFAGWLFALTLAGLMARMAMLAGQAEPAAEWLRIAGLVFLGLLSLALARITVPVTNIVLDPSESTSPFRPHPGRLNLSAGLVALALIGQVAGLSPAVAGFLWIAAGAAFMDRMAEGFVGPEAFRAEIMVLMAAAGFSGAGLLGLGAAALGAPWAEAGPLHLALMGGLGLGVLAVLAIAGRFHTRQGLGLNWQTRAAFVLAGAAVLLRALPEMGLMPWPPGPLHLLAALFWAAAFLLWLADYWPAIRRLP; encoded by the coding sequence ATGAAGCCCTCTTTGCATCGCGTGCTGGCCGACGAAGGCTTCCGGCTGTTCTTTCCGCTTGCGGCGCTGCATGCGGCGCTGTGGCCGCTGCTCTGGGTGGCGCTCTGGTCCTTCGACCTGCCCTTTGCGCGGCAGATCCCGCCCGGGATCTGGCATGCGAACGAGATGATCTTTGGCGCCTGGGGCGCTGCGCTGCTGGGCTTTCTGACCACCGCCGCGCCGGAATGGACCGACACGCCGCGCCTGCGCGGGCGGCCGCTTTGGGTGCTGGCGGGGCTTTGGGGCCTGGCGCGGATCGCCGGGCTCCTGGGGGCGGATGCGTTGATCCTGCCGGCGACGGCGGCGGAGCTGGCCTGGCTGGTGCTGCTGCTGGCCTATTTCCTGAAAGTCTCGCTGGAGCAGCGCAGCACCCGGCTGCTCAGCTTTGCCGGCTGGCTTTTCGCTCTGACGCTGGCCGGGCTGATGGCGCGCATGGCCATGCTGGCGGGGCAGGCGGAACCGGCGGCGGAATGGCTGCGCATCGCGGGGCTGGTGTTTCTGGGGCTGCTTTCCCTGGCGCTGGCGCGCATCACCGTGCCGGTGACGAATATCGTGCTGGATCCCAGCGAAAGCACCTCGCCCTTCCGGCCGCATCCGGGGCGGCTGAACCTGTCGGCCGGGCTGGTGGCGCTGGCGCTGATCGGGCAGGTCGCGGGCCTGTCGCCGGCGGTTGCGGGCTTTCTTTGGATCGCTGCCGGCGCCGCCTTCATGGACCGGATGGCCGAGGGCTTTGTCGGTCCCGAGGCGTTTCGCGCCGAGATCATGGTGTTGATGGCGGCGGCGGGATTTTCCGGGGCGGGTCTGCTGGGGCTGGGCGCCGCAGCCCTGGGCGCACCCTGGGCCGAGGCCGGGCCGTTGCACCTGGCGCTGATGGGGGGCTTGGGCCTGGGCGTGCTGGCGGTGCTGGCGATCGCCGGGCGGTTCCATACCAGGCAGGGGCTGGGCCTGAACTGGCAGACCCGCGCGGCCTTCGTGCTGGCCGGCGCGGCGGTATTGCTGCGCGCCCTGCCCGAGATGGGACTGATGCCCTGGCCGCCCGGCCCGCTGCATCTGCTCGCGGCGCTGTTCTGGGCGGCGGCCTTCCTGCTGTGGCTGGCCGATTACTGGCCGGCGATACGCCGCCTGCCCTAA
- a CDS encoding HAD-IA family hydrolase → MRGLIFDCDGVLVDSEPLAVAEIEALLQRLGAPIARARIYDEFLGRSFSTIVEAAEGQGVDLRPAVPGYAEALALRFRRELRPVPGMAEALAQLSGPRAVASSSAPERLRLSLSLTGLAPLFGPHVYSATQVARGKPAPDLFLFAARHLGIAPADCVVIEDSPAGLRAARAAGMRVIGFLGGSHAAPARLAEKLAALAPDALIDHARDLPKTLAGLG, encoded by the coding sequence GTGCGCGGGCTGATCTTCGACTGCGACGGGGTGCTGGTGGATTCCGAACCCCTCGCCGTGGCCGAGATCGAGGCGCTGCTGCAAAGGCTGGGCGCGCCGATCGCTCGCGCCCGCATCTATGACGAGTTCCTTGGCCGTTCGTTTTCGACCATCGTCGAGGCGGCAGAGGGGCAGGGCGTCGATCTGCGCCCTGCCGTGCCCGGCTATGCCGAGGCGCTGGCCCTGCGCTTTCGCCGCGAATTGCGCCCGGTGCCGGGCATGGCCGAGGCGCTGGCGCAACTGTCCGGGCCGCGCGCCGTGGCCTCCTCCAGCGCGCCCGAGCGGTTGCGGCTGTCCTTGTCGCTGACCGGGCTGGCACCGCTCTTCGGGCCGCATGTCTATTCCGCGACGCAGGTGGCGCGCGGCAAGCCCGCGCCCGACCTGTTCCTGTTCGCCGCCCGGCACTTGGGCATCGCGCCGGCCGATTGCGTGGTGATCGAGGACAGCCCGGCCGGTCTGCGCGCCGCCCGCGCGGCGGGGATGCGGGTTATCGGCTTTCTGGGCGGCAGCCATGCCGCGCCGGCGCGGCTGGCCGAAAAGCTGGCGGCGCTGGCCCCCGACGCGCTGATTGACCACGCGCGGGATTTGCCCAAGACTTTGGCCGGACTGGGCTAG
- a CDS encoding winged helix-turn-helix transcriptional regulator, producing the protein MHDPNSFGCRAFAAVLQRIGDKWSLLIVSVLAEGPRRFSELRREIPSISQRMLTLTLRGLERDGLVSRTVTPSIPPRVDYELTELGRSLRKPVCALAEWAMANIGAIHDAQARFDRASERALRPGLTTNR; encoded by the coding sequence ATGCATGACCCCAACAGTTTCGGCTGCCGCGCCTTTGCCGCCGTCCTGCAGCGGATCGGCGACAAATGGAGCCTGCTGATCGTTTCGGTCCTGGCCGAGGGGCCCAGGCGGTTCAGCGAATTGCGCCGCGAGATCCCCAGCATTTCCCAGCGCATGCTGACGCTGACCCTGCGCGGGCTGGAGCGCGACGGGCTGGTGTCGCGCACGGTGACGCCCAGCATTCCGCCGCGCGTGGATTACGAATTGACCGAGCTTGGCCGCTCGCTGCGCAAGCCGGTCTGCGCGCTGGCGGAATGGGCGATGGCGAATATCGGCGCGATCCATGATGCCCAGGCCCGTTTCGACCGGGCGAGCGAAAGGGCGCTACGGCCAGGTCTCACAACCAATAGATGA
- a CDS encoding ABC transporter substrate-binding protein, which produces MSPIPRHPSRRALLAGAGALAAALAAPAVLRAAPLARLALFGPPAGPSITLAHAVASGALKDLSAEVSLTVWRSPDELRAGLTSGTIDLSVVPVQVAANLYNRGMGLRLVNTMTDGLLFIVAQSGAVADLAGLEGRRLAVPFVNDTPDFVLRALLARQGIADKVDLLPVGSPIEAAQMLLAGQIEAALLSEPASSVAIMRGRAAGKAFARVIDLQEEWGRQGDVGPLLPQAGLAATDAFMAGGAELLAPLQAALARANAEVLADPVQAATEAAGALDMPAPILALSVPHSRLAVRPAGEARPAIEAILSLMAETDAAIIGGKLPDDGFYLL; this is translated from the coding sequence ATGTCCCCAATCCCTCGCCATCCCTCGCGCCGCGCCCTGCTTGCCGGGGCGGGCGCGCTTGCCGCCGCGCTGGCGGCGCCCGCCGTCCTGCGCGCAGCACCCCTGGCGCGCCTGGCGCTGTTCGGCCCGCCCGCCGGGCCCAGCATCACCCTGGCCCATGCCGTCGCCAGCGGCGCGCTGAAGGATCTGTCGGCCGAGGTATCGCTGACCGTATGGCGCAGCCCGGACGAGTTGCGCGCCGGCCTGACCTCGGGGACCATCGACCTGTCGGTGGTGCCGGTGCAGGTCGCGGCGAACCTTTACAACCGCGGCATGGGGCTGCGGCTGGTCAACACCATGACCGACGGGCTGCTGTTCATCGTGGCGCAATCCGGCGCGGTCGCGGATCTGGCCGGGCTGGAGGGCAGGCGCCTGGCCGTGCCCTTTGTCAACGACACGCCCGATTTCGTGTTGCGCGCGCTGCTGGCGCGGCAGGGCATCGCCGATAAGGTGGACCTGCTGCCCGTCGGCAGCCCCATCGAGGCGGCGCAGATGCTGCTGGCCGGCCAGATCGAGGCGGCGCTGCTCAGCGAGCCGGCCTCCAGCGTCGCGATCATGCGCGGCCGGGCGGCGGGCAAGGCTTTCGCGCGGGTGATCGACCTGCAAGAGGAATGGGGCAGGCAGGGCGATGTCGGCCCGCTGCTGCCGCAGGCCGGGCTGGCCGCGACCGATGCTTTCATGGCCGGCGGCGCCGAGTTGCTGGCGCCGTTGCAGGCCGCGCTGGCGCGGGCCAATGCCGAGGTGCTGGCCGATCCGGTGCAGGCCGCGACCGAAGCCGCCGGTGCCCTGGACATGCCCGCCCCGATCCTGGCGCTGTCGGTGCCGCATTCCCGGCTGGCCGTGCGCCCGGCCGGCGAGGCGCGCCCGGCCATCGAGGCGATCCTGTCGCTGATGGCGGAAACCGATGCCGCGATCATCGGCGGCAAGCTGCCCGACGACGGGTTCTATCTGCTGTGA